A genomic region of Chitinimonas arctica contains the following coding sequences:
- a CDS encoding homoserine kinase, with protein sequence MSVFTTVTPAELAVWLKGYSIGELVELKGIAAGITNTNYALTTTQGKYVLTLFETLQAHELPYYVNLMAHLAHHGIACAAPIANLRDAYIDRLAGKPTVLVSWLQGEPVESPNPAQCRAMGAMLARLHGAGASYAGHMANPRGPAWWSATAAELYAFMPEADGRQLRAEVAQQARHRFTQLPSGVVHADLFRDNVLMQGERIGGFIDFYYACNDVLIYDLAVTLNDWCARDDGEIDDERAAALCAGYQSVRALNAAERQAWSLMLRAAALRFWVSRLWDWHKPQAGELTWRKDPAVFQRILTCHQARTEAAGWLTG encoded by the coding sequence ATGTCCGTTTTTACCACCGTTACACCGGCCGAGCTGGCCGTCTGGCTAAAAGGCTACTCGATTGGCGAGCTGGTCGAGCTCAAGGGTATCGCCGCCGGCATCACCAATACCAACTACGCGCTGACGACCACGCAGGGGAAATACGTACTGACCCTGTTCGAAACCTTGCAGGCACATGAGCTACCTTATTATGTCAACTTGATGGCGCATCTGGCCCATCATGGCATTGCCTGCGCCGCGCCGATCGCCAATCTGCGCGACGCCTATATCGACCGCCTGGCCGGCAAACCCACGGTGCTGGTGAGCTGGCTGCAGGGCGAGCCGGTGGAGTCGCCCAACCCGGCCCAATGCCGTGCCATGGGCGCGATGCTGGCCCGCTTGCATGGCGCCGGCGCCAGTTATGCCGGCCATATGGCCAATCCTCGCGGTCCGGCCTGGTGGAGCGCAACGGCCGCCGAGCTCTATGCTTTCATGCCCGAAGCGGATGGCCGGCAACTGCGGGCGGAAGTGGCACAGCAGGCCCGCCACCGCTTTACCCAGCTGCCCAGCGGGGTGGTGCATGCCGATCTATTCCGCGACAACGTCCTGATGCAAGGCGAACGCATAGGCGGCTTCATCGACTTCTACTACGCCTGCAACGATGTATTGATCTACGACCTGGCCGTTACCTTGAACGACTGGTGTGCCCGCGACGACGGCGAGATCGATGATGAACGCGCCGCTGCCTTGTGCGCCGGTTACCAATCGGTACGCGCATTGAATGCCGCCGAGCGGCAAGCCTGGTCGTTGATGCTGCGCGCCGCCGCGCTGCGGTTCTGGGTGTCGCGCCTGTGGGATTGGCACAAGCCGCAAGCGGGGGAGCTGACTTGGCGCAAGGACCCGGCTGTTTTCCAACGCATTTTGACGTGCCATCAAGCGCGCACCGAAGCGGCTGGCTGGTTGACGGGCTGA
- a CDS encoding DUF2782 domain-containing protein: MDVPDQPGHCPAGHGGRPQAGQSTAAAPLPAATADDPGMEPEVTIVQKDDATVTEYRVGGRLYMIKVTPRVGPEYYLSDDDGTGKMVRRDGQPVLRPPMWVIKRF, translated from the coding sequence ATGGATGTTCCTGATCAGCCTGGCCATTGCCCTGCCGGCCATGGCGGCAGACCCCAAGCCGGCCAATCCACCGCCGCCGCCCCCCTGCCGGCTGCCACCGCCGACGACCCCGGTATGGAACCGGAGGTCACCATCGTGCAAAAAGACGACGCAACGGTGACCGAGTACCGGGTCGGCGGGCGGCTGTATATGATCAAGGTCACGCCACGGGTGGGGCCGGAATATTATCTGAGCGATGATGACGGCACCGGCAAGATGGTGCGCCGCGACGGCCAGCCGGTGCTGCGCCCGCCCATGTGGGTGATCAAGCGCTTCTAG
- a CDS encoding LOG family protein encodes MSAHSKLPSDSDPATIAATQAYRSREAWRVFEIMSEFVEATERLQAIQPAVSIFGSARTSRDHPYYQLTEEIGRLLSDAGFSVISGGGPGIMEAANKGAFHGKSPSVGLNIQLEHEQHGNPYQDVSQSFRHFFARKVMFVKNATAYVVMPGGFGTLDEVSEALTLIQTGKSRKIPIILVGSAFWSGLLDWFRGTLLSERMINPDDMNLIQVIDDPRAVVDAIFAFYETRGFGLSPAEREMQLSL; translated from the coding sequence ATGAGTGCCCACAGTAAATTGCCGAGCGACTCCGACCCCGCCACCATTGCGGCCACTCAGGCCTACCGTTCGCGGGAAGCGTGGCGAGTGTTCGAGATTATGTCCGAATTCGTCGAAGCGACCGAACGGCTGCAAGCGATTCAACCCGCCGTGTCGATTTTCGGTTCGGCCCGGACCTCGCGCGACCATCCCTATTATCAGCTAACCGAAGAAATCGGCCGCTTGCTTAGCGATGCCGGCTTCAGCGTGATCTCCGGCGGCGGACCCGGCATCATGGAAGCCGCCAACAAAGGCGCTTTCCACGGCAAATCGCCTTCGGTCGGCCTCAATATCCAACTGGAACACGAGCAGCACGGCAATCCCTACCAGGATGTCAGCCAGAGCTTTCGGCATTTCTTCGCCCGCAAGGTGATGTTCGTCAAGAACGCCACCGCCTATGTGGTGATGCCTGGCGGTTTCGGCACCCTGGACGAAGTAAGCGAGGCGCTGACCCTGATCCAGACCGGCAAAAGCCGCAAGATCCCGATTATCCTGGTCGGCAGCGCATTTTGGAGCGGGTTGCTGGACTGGTTCCGCGGCACGCTGTTGTCCGAGCGCATGATCAATCCCGACGATATGAATCTGATCCAGGTCATCGACGATCCGCGCGCGGTGGTGGATGCTATCTTTGCCTTCTATGAAACCCGCGGCTTCGGCCTGAGCCCTGCCGAACGGGAAATGCAGCTCAGCCTCTAA